A window of Cydia fagiglandana chromosome Z, ilCydFagi1.1, whole genome shotgun sequence genomic DNA:
aacctagttctgatgatgggatccataaggaatcgagggaactcctcaaatcttaaaggcatacataagtatagtgatttttgggtttatatcaacaaattaagcatatacatccaaaaaagtgacatttgatgaagtggaactgatgatgatgatcagaacggaactcttcaacgacgcatagttcacgtttggcaatTTTTCCTTttcattatgtttgttaagcaagttaagtttttaagccacatttttgtcaagctcgagttctgatgatgggatccataaggaatcgagggaactcctcaaatatcaAAGGCATGCGtgtagagatttttgtatttacatcagaaaatcaagcattttcattaaaaactgtcgcatttgatgaagtggaactgctgatgattaccagaacagaactcttcaacgacgcatagtacacgtttggtgatttcgaattttgattttgacttggactacgaaccggactcatacccggatccggtttggacccggacccggacctggactcggacccgtattcggacacggactcggacccggactcggatccggaccaggactcggacccggacttggacccggactcggatccgatctcggacccggactcggacccggactcggacccggactcggacccggactcggacccggacgcctactcggacccagactcggacacggactcggacccgtacccggattcggacccggactcggactcggacccagaccttgacccggaaaaccactatgataccttaactaaataaaccactatatttacctaccataaaatgtaggtataaagtatgatgatgccaatcttactagcccctcccgctcaaacccccgtacaccgcaccgcatggttaggtttgaactgcgagccttacagaaacgaaatgctacttgaaaagtgggtttgattaggttcgaactgcgatcctgacagaactgaactgctatcagaggaGTGGATtgggttaggctagaactacgacacttacagaagcgaaatttacctccttttctacatagtgcaccatctaaaataatctttcaccggcccccatagaagtcggttttttttttcttataaattattttgtttagttctaaaacttaatataaaaatactatAGGTAAAACTATTGGGCCGTCAAGGTTAATAATGGAGTTTGTTTTGATTCGATAGAAGCAATGATATATCTACTGAGGACAATCGAAAACTAGAGGAAATGCGTCTCTACCTAAAAAtactatttaaataatattttttaaataaaggtaTAATATCGCTAATGTGATATATAAAACACTGGAATTACGTTATTGGAGAAACTTTATAATCACaatttatttaaacgtcattCAAGCGCATGGTTTTTTGAATCCATTCTAAATATGGGCTTACAGGGATATATGAAATGTGAAATAGAGGTGTTATGTGAAAACTTGCAAGTTACTCCAATGACTCGTCCGTCATACACCAGCGGGCCTCCGGAGTCCCCCGGGCGAATCTGTTGCTTCCTGTTCGAACACTTCGGCGCTACACATATAAAACAGGAATAGAAGTCAGGTTCACAATCGACCACAATACCCTCGCCAATTTGAAAAGGAATGAGATGCCATTCTCTGACTTCTTTCGAAGTCACTTCAATTTTGTCGTAATGCTTTGTTACTAATCCAAAACCCGCGTTTTTAACAGGAAGCCCAAGGAAAGCTTTATAATCGAGCGCCAGCAGTCTTGCAAGGTTTTTATTGGGTATTTCTTCAGTGAAAATTAGCCCTATATCATTTAAGGGAAATCGTCGCTCGAAGTAACGGTAGGGCCGGTAGGAAGGATGAAGGTATTTTTTGATCACGCTTGAGTACAACGTGGTTTCTTTTGCTGGCTTAGTAAAATCACCATATCTGATGACAAGTAACTCATCACGTTCAATGCAGTGGGCTACTGTGAGGACCCAGTCTTCCGCTATAAGGCTGCCGGTACAAGCTCTGATCCCAGAGTTCTTCTTTTCCAGAAGCACAATGAACGGGAACTCGTTATGGGTGTCGTCCCGTCCTTTATACACCCTCAAATCCCCACGGCCAGGAGCCTTATTTGCACTTAACTTTGCTAGTATAGCCAGAATAAATAAGCAGTGCATTTTTAAGTAATGAAAATTTAGTTGCATTTTTATATCGACGATTATAAAGTAAATACGATTGTATATATTCTGAACGGGATCCCAAAAGgcagtaataaaaaatagaacGATATAGCAGTTTTATTTGATTTCTTTTTATAGCCTTTCAAAATCAAAACCAATTACTATTCGGTGTCGAGACTTAGATTACTATAAATccaaagataaaaataatgatattatgTTGAAACCATtaatattagtttttgaaggatcttgttttgaatttttgatgtatttgagtttttaggattccgtaactcaaaaggaaaaaacggaacccttataggatcactcatgcgtctgtctgtccgtctgtcacagcctatttgctacACAACTACTGGActaataagttgaaatttgctacacgtatggaagtctgctactcaaagacggacatgtaataaaagcaaatgaattttaagcatAGGGGGCTCTTTAAGGGGGaatatgagaaaaataaaaaaacaaattttagcaaaccatatcgtgttacatataaAATGAAAGGGCTTATTATgtggatctcaaatatatttttttcataattttatacgaaatagtttagaagttatttaagaaaataggcaaaaaaatgaccacccccccccccctccctccgatactactgggtctacaattttgaaataagtacaaatgatAGTTCTTTACCTcttgatgacaggaaaacctattagaaatctagagtcaagcgtgagtcggacttaagaaaaaaaacgcggttgggctgttttagggacacagccgtaatggtttacgtgaaactCGGTGTGGACAGCttttgcgaaggccgaaggccgagctacgcgtaggtccgaaggcccgaagcaacCCCCAGTAGCATTTTGAAACGCACagccgaaggccgagttgcgggaggttagtgttcaaacacagaacaattataGTACAATAGTGTCTGAATGCGAAGGTCGAGGACCCGGCACCTCCGACATGTACGTGCATGCTTCCTGCAAAGGAGATCGTCGATTTTGTTCTTTTGTTAAGCGATACCAATAGATTATTGTCCCCGATACCTATAGATTACTGGAAAAACGTATAAGAAGTCTGCAATTAAGCGCGAGCCGGACTTAAGAATAATAATTGCGGATAAGCTCTATCAGGGCCACAACCGCAATTGatttacgtgaaacgtggtatgaacagctagtgcgaaggtcgaaggctgagctctgcgttgggccgaaggcctgaagcatcCAAGAGAGGTGCGCgtccacgcaaggtcgaaggATGAGCATTAGGAAggtgctcaaacagaacaaataattggtttaagtacgagtagctaaatTAGAAGGCTGAATTGCGGTATATCAGAGGGTCTACcacgaacaccgaagttcgcaaattgcggggatttctcttttactccaatgaaaccgtaattagagtgacagagtgAGATGctagcaatttgcgaacttcgaacAAAATTAAAGATAGCCAACCGTGTGTGGAAAAATTGAGTGAACAGTCGAATGTACTCGTAAGTTTAtaaacttcgcttcgctcgctcgttcgaaaatgtgtgcagtacggaacccttgggacgcgagttcgactcgcacttgaccggttttttgaTTTAGTACttcttataaatatgtaaaataatataatcatcatcatcatgattcCACGCCAGTTCCACGCAGTCGTGGGTTatgaacgcaaaaaaaaaatattattatcttaTACGTCgaccatactgaaagtttcaggattctgatatatgagacgacttattttttctaagtggccagtccaggaattttcagtatgtcCAGTAGTTACTTACAGATAAATATACTTACAATTATGACAATACCCATCAAAATATTAAAGTAATCGTGACCCAGAACAATGAACTCCTTATCCTGATTATACCTCACATAAAACACGCAAGATATCTCGAGATATGTGCTGACCGAGATCATTACGTAATGGTATAAGGATAGTATGCGCGTGCGCATGGTTTTGGGCCCGAAGGTGTTGTAGGGCCACTGAGCTATGGTGTTGAGAGAGAATCGTATCATTCTCATGTAGGGAACGTCGAACACGTCTGTATTActgaaataattacataaaatacagtAATGGATTCCATGCTTTATATTATAGCGAAAGTAACTGTCCTCTTTACGCTTTAAAGTTAACTCGTGCTACAACGGTCTGGGCTCAGGCCGGGGCAGCCGACACTTGTATTTCTGCGGTGACTATGCATGATCTCGtaatgctttctatagaaaactgaaGTGGCCCGGGTGGAGTCATCctgtaaccgctgaaccgatgtAGATACAATTTGGCTTCAAATTTAAGTTCTGTGGAAGGACATTATGATAATATGGTACATAAAAATTAAAGGTAATCTTTTCAAGATATACCTACCCGGTATCCATTTTTTGCTGTATATTATGTGCAgaacatatatgtattttacggTTCCAAATACAATTGTATAGTTGACTCGGCTGTCACGGTCCAGAACATATTCCAAAGTCGCAGTAGGACGTGCAATGTTAAATATAACACATTGATTGAAAACAACGGTCAAGTACGAATCAGGTGTCGCTCGTAGTGTTCCGTACAAGCGAAACAATAACTATACAACCAGCTCTCTTGCCTGTTTGCTGACAACCGCCGTGTGCCAACCTCTGCCTTAATATATCACAGAAGTAACCATAGTGAAAGGGTTAGGAACCACTGCATTCGACGAAAAAGCTTTACAAGTATTTAAAGGCCCTATTTATTGATAAGTACGAATGACCTGAATGTAGTCCGTCCGTTGTACTTATTCTTTTTTATGTGCAATATAGTTTAAAttaatcaataaagaaaataaatggcTTAATATTGCGTTAGATGTgcggaactctaaaaaaaatgcaattgaTTAGTAGGTAATTAGAAAATGGCGTTGGTATACAATTAGGTGACGATAGAAAGTGGATATTATGATTCATTTGATGAATATATTTTACAGCATTTAGGCTGATGGCTATTGATTGTAGGTTGCCGTGTGGTGGCCGGCTTTAGAATAGCGCCAACCTTCACATAGGATAGGGTGTCGTACGAGGCGACTAAGTCCACAAACGAAGCAAGAAGCTATTTCgtcacaggggagatggtcctcttagcattggtttgcaatccatctaggagaaggatactccaaaataaaacccggaatggagtttccgtaaggcgcgagtagggtccaacctgaaatatgcggcagattcctgcagctgacctgtctccacacgtattggctcgccttttttgtggcataagacagtgaagcc
This region includes:
- the LOC134678421 gene encoding mast cell protease 2-like — encoded protein: MQLNFHYLKMHCLFILAILAKLSANKAPGRGDLRVYKGRDDTHNEFPFIVLLEKKNSGIRACTGSLIAEDWVLTVAHCIERDELLVIRYGDFTKPAKETTLYSSVIKKYLHPSYRPYRYFERRFPLNDIGLIFTEEIPNKNLARLLALDYKAFLGLPVKNAGFGLVTKHYDKIEVTSKEVREWHLIPFQIGEGIVVDCEPDFYSCFICVAPKCSNRKQQIRPGDSGGPLVYDGRVIGVTCKFSHNTSISHFIYPCKPIFRMDSKNHALE